CGTGTCTGGTTTTGGAATTGTTGAAGTTTTTTCGTTTGCCATAATTTTTTTAATAAACTTAGATTTTTAAAGCTTTTCAAAGTTGTTTATAAACTTAAAATTCTTTATAAATAAGCATCAGAATTCAATCTACTTCTATATTTTAATGATTCTATAATTTCAAAAGGTATTTCATAAATTTTGTTGTAAATTCCGCTTCTAGATAAGTTATAAGCAGGGGATATCCCTAATCCTAATGCTGGTTTAATAGCAGAAGTATTACATATATATCCTAAAATTTCTTTTTTTAGAAAAATAGATTCATTTAAGGGTTCAAGACGTGTAATGATATTATCAGCTGAATTTGTTTCTTTTATGTTATTTTGTAAAGAAATTGTAACAAGAGTATTAGCTGAAAGTAATCCCCATTTTAAATCGTCTATTTCTTCATCAGGCATTTGGTTAATATTTTTAGTTATATTAAACTCTGATTCGTTAATTATTTTAGAAGATTTGATTGCATTCACATCTAGAGTATAAGTATAGAAAGGGTTATTTTTTTGGTTTGAAAGACTAAGGATTATTTTATCTTCAGGTGGAGGGCATATTTTTATTAGGTAACCCACTATTACGTTTGTATTAAATTTTTCTGGGTTTTTAAGAGAATTATCTATTACATATTCTCCAAAAAAATGGCTTAGAGTAGGATCAAATTGTCTAGTTGGGATAAATTCTGTTTTACCAAATAATTCAAATTCTATAATTTTACCTTTTTCTTTCTTTTCTCGGGTTTGAAGTATGTTCAACTCTTTAGTCATATTTTATTAAAAATGTATAAATTTTTAAAGCTTTTCAAAGTTGTTTATAAATGGCCTTTTAGAGTTAAGATTTAAGTCTTATTTCTGGGTATGACAAGAGGACATGGATGCGTGAGGGTTATAAATGGAGGAGGATTAATTAGTTTAGATTAAAATGAAATCAGTTAAAGACGAGGATGAATTTGATATAAAGCCTGAATATAGTTTCCGACAAAAGAAAAGCATATAAATAAGTACTTCTTTCTTATATTTATGATACCAATAAATGAAAGAAAATTAGTTCTAAAATGGGATGAAAAAAATAAAACTCAACAAGAAATAGCTGAATTGCTAGGATGTCATCAGACTTCCATAAGTAGACTTCTTGCTAAGTATAAAAATAAAGGCACTGTACAAAATCTACCACGAAGTGGTAGACCAACAAAACTAAAAGGAAAAACTCTCTATAGACTTAAAGAACTAATTCTCAGAGAAATTGAATTAGCAAACAACCAATATTGTGCTGTAAGCACAAAACAGATTGGGGAACTTATTCACCAAGAAATTGGTGAAGTTTATACAATGCGTCATGTTGAAAGAATTATGCATAAACTGGGTTTTTCTTTAATTACTCCAAGACCCCAACATCTTCGTCATGACCAAAATAAAGTTGATAAATTTCGTGAAGACTTTAAAAAAAACTTCAATCGCAGTATGTGGGCTATGAAATAGTTGCTATTGATGAAGCAAGCTTCCAATTAAATACAGATTATAAAAGAATTTGGTTTCTTAAAGGAAAGAAACCAAAAAGAGCTTTCTTTTGGAGCAATAAGAAGTTAACTGTATTTGGCGCACTTACTAGTTCATCAAAATTTTATTATGATTTCTATATTGCACAAAACAGTTTAACATTTAGCTTTTTTCTAAAAGATTTTTTTGCTTGGCTTGATTCAAGCAAAAAATATGTGCTTATTCTTGACAATGCAGGATTTCATAAAACTGATTGTGTAAAAAGTTTATTAGAAACACAAAATAAATGGATTGCAGTTGAATATATACCTCCTTATTCACCAGAACTTAATCCTATTGAAACCTGTTGGAAAGTAACCAAAAATGCTGTAACAAGATCACAGCATTTTAAGACTATTGATGCTATGCAGGAGGTTTTGGAAGATTTTTGGGATAGTCATATTTTTATGCAGAACTTTATGCACTATTTATGTCGTTGACTAATATTTAAGAAAGCTTAAGAAGATAAGGAAAGGGAAGTATCATAAGTTTAAAAGTGTAAAAGAGTTAAGAAATTATATTAAAAATGCCTAGTGTTTTTAGTTTTGTTTATGATAAACTTAAATTTATTTATAAATAACCACTCTTAAATTAGATAGCAAAAACTTTATTAAACTGACTGAGGTTAGAATTAGTATGGCCGAGGGGATT
This region of Candidatus Woesearchaeota archaeon genomic DNA includes:
- a CDS encoding IS630 family transposase; the protein is MGYEIVAIDEASFQLNTDYKRIWFLKGKKPKRAFFWSNKKLTVFGALTSSSKFYYDFYIAQNSLTFSFFLKDFFAWLDSSKKYVLILDNAGFHKTDCVKSLLETQNKWIAVEYIPPYSPELNPIETCWKVTKNAVTRSQHFKTIDAMQEVLEDFWDSHIFMQNFMHYLCR
- a CDS encoding transposase, encoding MIPINERKLVLKWDEKNKTQQEIAELLGCHQTSISRLLAKYKNKGTVQNLPRSGRPTKLKGKTLYRLKELILREIELANNQYCAVSTKQIGELIHQEIGEVYTMRHVERIMHKLGFSLITPRPQHLRHDQNKVDKFREDFKKNFNRSMWAMK